One window of the Mycobacterium xenopi genome contains the following:
- the trpD gene encoding anthranilate phosphoribosyltransferase translates to MAVSHQPPPSGEPGGSSWPQVLGRLTVGHDLTRGQAAWAMEQIMTGAATPAQIAAFGVALTMKLPTPAEVGELADVMLRHARRLPAGVGADAVDVVGTGGDGVSTVNLSTMAAIVVAAAGVPVVKHGNRAASSLAGGADTLEALGVRIDLGPDEVARSVADVGIGFCFAPTFHPSYRYASAVRREVGVPTVFNLLGPLTNPGQPRAGLIGCAFADLAEVMATVFAARRSSVLVVHGDDGLDELTTTTTSTIWRVQAGTVDKLTFDPAGFGFARAELGDLLGGDAAANAAEARSVLAGAQGPVRDAVVLNAAGAIVAHAGLSSRAEWLPAWEDGLARAAAAIDSGAAEQLLARWVRFSQTV, encoded by the coding sequence GTGGCCGTGTCACATCAACCGCCGCCATCCGGTGAGCCAGGCGGTTCGTCATGGCCGCAGGTGCTGGGCCGGTTGACCGTCGGGCACGACCTCACCCGCGGCCAGGCCGCCTGGGCGATGGAACAGATCATGACCGGCGCCGCGACCCCCGCGCAGATCGCGGCTTTCGGGGTGGCGCTGACGATGAAGCTGCCGACCCCCGCCGAGGTGGGCGAGCTGGCCGACGTCATGCTGCGCCACGCGCGCCGGCTGCCGGCCGGTGTCGGCGCCGACGCGGTCGACGTGGTCGGTACCGGCGGTGACGGGGTCAGCACCGTCAACCTGTCGACGATGGCGGCGATCGTGGTGGCGGCCGCCGGCGTGCCGGTGGTCAAACACGGCAACCGGGCGGCGTCGTCGCTGGCCGGCGGCGCCGACACGCTGGAGGCGCTCGGGGTGCGCATCGATCTGGGTCCCGACGAGGTGGCGCGCAGTGTAGCCGACGTCGGTATCGGGTTCTGCTTCGCGCCGACGTTTCACCCGTCGTACCGGTACGCCTCGGCGGTGAGACGCGAGGTCGGGGTGCCGACGGTGTTCAATCTGCTTGGGCCGCTGACGAATCCGGGTCAGCCGCGGGCGGGTCTGATCGGCTGCGCGTTCGCGGATCTGGCCGAGGTGATGGCGACGGTGTTCGCCGCTCGCCGCTCCAGCGTGTTGGTGGTGCACGGCGATGACGGGCTCGACGAGTTGACCACCACCACGACCAGCACCATCTGGCGGGTTCAAGCGGGCACCGTGGACAAGTTGACGTTCGATCCGGCCGGCTTCGGGTTCGCCCGTGCCGAGTTGGGGGACTTGCTGGGCGGCGACGCGGCAGCGAACGCGGCCGAGGCGCGTTCGGTGCTGGCCGGGGCCCAAGGGCCGGTGCGCGACGCCGTCGTACTCAATGCCGCCGGCGCGATCGTCGCCCACGCCGGGCTATCCAGCCGCGCCGAATGGCTGCCGGCGTGGGAGGACGGGCTGGCCCGCGCCGCCGCGGCGATCGACAGCGGCGCGGCCGAACAGCTTCTCGCGCGGTGGGTGCGGTTCAGTCAAACCGTTTGA
- the ripC gene encoding peptidoglycan hydrolase RipC, with product MKRSAVGVIAGFVALSGALSANVLADPSDDALAKLNELSRQAEQTTEAMHSAQLDLNEKLAAQRAAEKKHADAQADLEAAKARLATFQASVNKFAAAMYMGGRTDGMEAILTAESPQQLISKLAVQRVISTEMATQMASYRAAGEAAAKAEQASAKSAADAKTAAEQAAAVRASLQSKQSRLQLQIAVVKSQYQSLTPGQRAALADPGPAPPPTALAAATAPQALAPGGSPAGGAAGAGVPDALPPGGSGEGAAAIAVQAALTQVGQPYAWGGAAPGGFDCSGLVMWAFQQAGIPLPHSSQALAHGGQPVALSDLQPGDVLTFYSDASHAGIYIGDGLMVHSSTYGQPVRVVPMTSSGPIYNARRY from the coding sequence ATCAAGCGCTCCGCCGTCGGCGTGATAGCCGGCTTCGTCGCCCTCTCCGGTGCTCTCTCCGCTAATGTGCTGGCTGACCCTTCAGATGACGCGCTAGCGAAGCTCAATGAACTGTCGCGCCAGGCCGAGCAGACCACTGAGGCCATGCACAGCGCCCAGCTCGACCTGAACGAAAAGCTGGCTGCGCAGCGCGCTGCCGAGAAAAAGCACGCCGACGCTCAGGCCGACCTGGAGGCTGCGAAGGCACGACTGGCAACCTTTCAGGCGTCTGTCAACAAGTTTGCTGCCGCGATGTATATGGGTGGTCGCACCGACGGCATGGAGGCCATCCTGACCGCCGAGTCGCCGCAGCAGCTGATCAGCAAGCTGGCCGTGCAGCGGGTGATATCGACCGAGATGGCGACCCAGATGGCGAGCTATCGGGCGGCCGGAGAGGCTGCCGCTAAGGCCGAACAGGCATCGGCCAAATCGGCGGCCGACGCCAAGACCGCCGCCGAGCAGGCCGCCGCGGTGCGGGCCAGCCTGCAATCCAAGCAGAGTCGGCTGCAGCTGCAGATCGCCGTCGTCAAGTCGCAGTATCAGTCGCTGACCCCGGGGCAGCGCGCCGCGCTGGCCGATCCCGGGCCGGCCCCGCCGCCGACGGCATTGGCCGCCGCCACCGCACCGCAGGCATTGGCACCGGGTGGTTCGCCGGCCGGCGGGGCAGCCGGAGCAGGCGTGCCCGACGCGTTACCGCCGGGCGGTTCCGGCGAGGGCGCGGCGGCGATCGCGGTGCAGGCGGCCCTCACCCAGGTCGGCCAGCCCTACGCGTGGGGTGGCGCCGCGCCCGGCGGGTTCGACTGCTCCGGCCTGGTGATGTGGGCGTTCCAGCAGGCCGGCATCCCGCTGCCGCACTCCAGCCAGGCACTGGCGCACGGCGGGCAGCCGGTCGCGCTGTCGGACCTGCAGCCCGGTGACGTGCTGACCTTCTACTCCGACGCGTCCCATGCCGGCATATACATCGGCGACGGCCTGATGGTCCATTCGTCGACCTATGGCCAGCCGGTACGGGTGGTCCCCATGACCTCGTCCGGCCCCATCTACAACGCGCGCCGCTACTGA
- a CDS encoding cytochrome c — protein sequence MSRRPTNRSARLKTNRSRRRLRRRLSGGLLLVAALALAGGLAAVLTPKPQVAVADESSSALLRTGKQLFDTSCVTCHGANLQGVPGRGPSLIGVGEAAVYFQVSTGRMPAVRGEAQAPRKDPIFDEAQIEALGAYVQANGGGPTLVREPDGSLAQKSLRGKDLGRGGDLFRLNCASCHNFTGKGGALSSGKYAPDLGPANEQQILAAMLSGPQNMPKFSDRQLSLDAKKDIIAYVKTVTEERQPGGYGLGGFGPAPEGMAMWIIGMVAVIGVALWIGARS from the coding sequence ATGAGCAGGCGCCCGACGAACAGGAGTGCTCGGTTGAAAACAAACCGCTCACGGCGACGTCTTCGCCGCCGCTTGTCAGGCGGGCTGCTGCTGGTGGCAGCGTTGGCGCTGGCCGGCGGGCTGGCCGCGGTTTTGACACCCAAACCGCAGGTGGCGGTCGCCGACGAGTCCTCGTCGGCGCTTTTGCGCACGGGTAAGCAGCTATTCGACACGTCGTGTGTGACCTGCCACGGCGCCAACCTGCAGGGCGTGCCCGGTCGCGGGCCCAGCTTGATCGGCGTCGGTGAGGCAGCCGTGTACTTCCAGGTCTCCACCGGCCGGATGCCCGCCGTGCGTGGTGAAGCCCAGGCGCCACGCAAAGACCCGATCTTCGACGAGGCGCAGATCGAGGCGCTGGGCGCCTATGTGCAAGCCAACGGTGGCGGCCCCACCCTGGTACGCGAGCCGGACGGAAGCCTCGCTCAAAAATCATTGCGCGGCAAGGATTTAGGCCGTGGCGGTGATCTGTTTCGGCTGAACTGCGCGTCGTGCCACAACTTCACCGGCAAGGGCGGGGCACTGTCGTCGGGTAAGTACGCGCCCGACTTGGGGCCGGCCAACGAGCAGCAAATCCTTGCCGCGATGCTGTCCGGGCCGCAGAACATGCCGAAGTTCTCCGACCGGCAGCTGTCGCTCGACGCGAAGAAAGACATCATCGCCTACGTCAAGACCGTCACCGAAGAGCGCCAGCCCGGCGGCTACGGTCTGGGCGGCTTCGGTCCTGCCCCCGAGGGCATGGCGATGTGGATCATCGGGATGGTCGCCGTCATCGGCGTAGCACTGTGGATTGGGGCGCGATCATGA
- a CDS encoding ubiquinol-cytochrome c reductase iron-sulfur subunit, with product MTDIGDQARTDADRHQEPDEAALAAMSREELVALGGRLDGVETVYKQPRWPVQGTRAEKRAERQVALWLLAGGFFGLALLLVFLFWPWEYKPKEASGSFLYSLTTPLYGLTFGLSIMSIAVGAVLFQKKFIPEEISIQERHDNRSPEIHRKTVAANLTDALESSTLRRRKMIGLSLGIGLGAFGVGTLVAFVGGLIKNPWKPVVQTAQGKKAVLWTSGWTPRYPGETIYLARATGRHAGPPFVKMRPEDIDAGGMETVFPWRESDGDGTTPESHEKLLAITMGVRNPVMLIRIRPTDMPKVVKRKGQESFNFGEFFAFTKVCSHLGCPSSLYEQQSYRILCPCHQSQFNALEYAKPIFGPAARALAQLPITIDTNGYFVANGDFIEPVGPAFWERTT from the coding sequence ATGACCGACATCGGAGATCAGGCCCGCACCGACGCGGACCGGCACCAAGAGCCCGACGAGGCGGCTCTGGCGGCGATGTCGCGCGAAGAACTCGTCGCGCTGGGCGGCCGGTTGGACGGCGTGGAAACCGTTTACAAGCAACCACGCTGGCCGGTGCAGGGCACCCGGGCCGAAAAACGCGCGGAACGCCAAGTGGCACTGTGGCTTTTGGCGGGCGGTTTCTTCGGCCTGGCGCTGCTGCTGGTGTTTTTGTTTTGGCCCTGGGAGTACAAGCCCAAGGAAGCCAGCGGCAGCTTCCTCTACTCGCTGACCACGCCGCTTTACGGTCTGACGTTCGGGCTTTCCATCATGTCGATCGCGGTCGGCGCGGTGCTGTTTCAGAAAAAGTTCATCCCCGAAGAGATTTCGATTCAGGAGCGCCACGACAACCGCTCCCCCGAAATCCACCGCAAGACGGTGGCGGCCAACCTGACCGATGCGCTCGAAAGCTCAACGCTGCGACGCCGCAAGATGATTGGGCTCTCACTGGGCATCGGTCTTGGCGCGTTCGGGGTGGGCACGCTGGTGGCGTTTGTCGGCGGTCTCATCAAAAACCCGTGGAAACCGGTGGTGCAGACCGCGCAAGGCAAGAAGGCGGTGCTGTGGACGTCGGGCTGGACTCCCCGATATCCGGGTGAAACGATCTACCTGGCCCGCGCCACCGGCCGACACGCCGGCCCGCCGTTTGTCAAGATGCGCCCGGAAGACATTGACGCCGGCGGCATGGAAACGGTCTTTCCGTGGCGGGAATCCGACGGTGACGGCACCACCCCGGAATCACACGAAAAGCTGTTGGCCATCACGATGGGCGTCCGCAATCCGGTGATGCTCATCCGCATCCGGCCAACTGACATGCCCAAGGTCGTCAAGCGCAAGGGCCAGGAGAGCTTCAACTTCGGCGAGTTTTTCGCGTTCACCAAGGTGTGCTCGCATTTGGGTTGCCCCTCTTCGCTTTACGAGCAGCAGTCCTATCGCATCCTGTGCCCGTGCCACCAGTCGCAGTTCAACGCGCTGGAGTACGCCAAACCCATATTCGGTCCGGCTGCGCGCGCACTGGCGCAGCTGCCCATCACTATCGACACCAACGGGTATTTCGTCGCCAACGGCGATTTCATCGAGCCCGTGGGACCGGCCTTCTGGGAGCGCACAACATGA
- a CDS encoding heme-copper oxidase subunit III, whose amino-acid sequence MTSAVGTSGTAITSRVHSLNRPNMVSVGTIVWLSSELMFFAGLFAMYFTARAQAGGNWPPHPTHLNLYQAVPVTLVLIASSFTCQMGVFAAERGDVFGLRRWYVVTFLMGLFFVLGQGYEYYHLSSHGTTIPGSAYGSVFYLATGFHGLHVIGGLIAFIFLLARTAMSKFTPAQATAGIVVSYYWHFVDIVWIALFTTIYFIR is encoded by the coding sequence GTGACCAGCGCTGTGGGGACCTCGGGAACTGCGATCACTTCGCGTGTGCATTCGCTGAACCGGCCCAACATGGTTAGCGTCGGCACCATTGTCTGGCTCTCCAGCGAGCTGATGTTCTTTGCCGGGCTGTTCGCGATGTATTTCACCGCGCGAGCCCAGGCCGGCGGCAACTGGCCGCCTCACCCCACCCACCTGAACCTCTACCAGGCGGTGCCGGTCACCCTGGTGCTGATCGCGTCGTCGTTCACCTGCCAGATGGGCGTATTCGCCGCCGAGCGCGGCGACGTGTTCGGCCTGCGCCGCTGGTATGTGGTCACGTTCTTGATGGGTCTGTTCTTCGTGCTCGGCCAGGGCTACGAGTACTACCACCTGAGCAGTCACGGCACCACGATCCCGGGCAGCGCCTACGGCAGCGTGTTCTACCTGGCCACCGGCTTCCACGGATTGCACGTGATCGGCGGGCTGATCGCCTTCATCTTCCTGCTCGCCCGCACCGCGATGAGCAAGTTCACGCCCGCGCAGGCCACCGCCGGGATCGTCGTTTCCTATTACTGGCATTTCGTCGACATCGTGTGGATCGCGCTGTTCACCACGATCTACTTCATCCGATGA
- a CDS encoding DEDD exonuclease domain-containing protein, whose translation MGATQLSFAELDPAAEVPLRETTFVVVDLETTGGRATGAAETAADAITEIGAVKVRGGAVLGEFATLVDPQRDIPPQIVRLTGITTAMVCDAPTIGAVLPMFFDFARGAVLVAHNARFDLAFLRAAAERLHIPWPRPPVLCTVGLARRVLSREEAPSVQLAALARLFAVASQPTHRALADARATVEVLHALLERVGNQGVHTYADLRAYLPGLTPAQRSKRTLAEDLPHRPGVYLFRAPSGEVLYVGTAIDLRRRVIQYFNGADRRARTRELVALAGRIDHVECAHALEAGVRELRLLAAHAPPYNRRSRFPHRWWWVVLTDEAFPRLSVVRAPATTARWARFGPAPTPPTPPPCWHGSPGSAPAPAASRAPRGTDRPARGVRCRRARPAATSLPSSTPRRPVAPPT comes from the coding sequence GTGGGTGCCACGCAGCTGAGCTTCGCCGAGCTGGATCCGGCCGCCGAGGTGCCGTTGCGCGAGACAACGTTCGTCGTGGTCGACCTGGAGACCACGGGGGGACGTGCGACCGGTGCCGCGGAGACAGCGGCCGACGCGATCACCGAGATCGGAGCGGTGAAGGTCCGCGGTGGCGCGGTGCTGGGCGAGTTCGCCACGCTGGTCGACCCGCAGCGCGACATCCCGCCGCAGATCGTGCGGCTCACCGGCATCACCACGGCCATGGTGTGCGACGCGCCCACGATCGGCGCGGTGCTGCCGATGTTTTTCGACTTCGCCCGCGGCGCGGTGCTGGTGGCCCACAATGCCCGCTTCGACCTGGCGTTCCTGCGTGCCGCCGCCGAGCGCTTACACATCCCCTGGCCGCGGCCGCCGGTGCTGTGCACGGTGGGGCTGGCGCGCCGGGTGCTCAGCCGCGAGGAAGCACCCAGCGTGCAGCTTGCCGCGCTGGCGCGGCTGTTCGCCGTCGCCAGCCAGCCCACGCACCGCGCCCTCGCCGACGCCCGCGCCACCGTCGAGGTGTTGCATGCGCTGCTCGAGCGGGTCGGCAACCAGGGTGTGCACACCTACGCCGACCTGCGCGCGTATCTGCCCGGCCTCACCCCGGCTCAACGCAGCAAACGCACCCTCGCCGAGGATTTGCCGCACCGGCCCGGGGTCTACCTGTTTCGGGCACCTTCCGGCGAGGTCCTCTACGTTGGCACGGCAATCGACTTGCGCCGCAGGGTGATTCAGTACTTCAACGGCGCGGACCGGCGTGCACGGACCAGGGAGCTGGTCGCGCTGGCCGGCCGCATCGACCATGTCGAGTGCGCGCACGCGCTGGAAGCCGGCGTGCGTGAGCTGCGGCTGCTGGCCGCGCATGCCCCGCCCTACAACCGCCGCTCACGGTTCCCGCACCGCTGGTGGTGGGTGGTATTGACCGACGAGGCGTTCCCGCGGCTGTCGGTGGTGCGGGCCCCCGCGACGACCGCGCGGTGGGCCCGTTTCGGTCCCGCGCCGACGCCGCCGACACCGCCGCCCTGCTGGCACGGTTCACCGGGATCCGCACCTGCACCCGCCGCCTCGCGCGCTCCGCGCGGCACGGACCGGCCTGCCCGCGGCGTGAGGTGTCGCCGTGCCCGGCCGGCCGCGACATCACTGCCGAGCAGTACGCCCCGGCGGCCCGTCGCGCCGCCGACCTGA